A stretch of the Vitis vinifera cultivar Pinot Noir 40024 chromosome 16, ASM3070453v1 genome encodes the following:
- the LOC100258805 gene encoding rust resistance kinase Lr10 isoform X2, whose product MLKKAAIKTEYLSLSLWNSQPKNRASLSLSQLIMLREAQLVGVGLMTVVIHACFLSVCVAKHHKYQICSPSSCGDMRNISYPFRLQDDPPSCGYPEYELICENNRTMINLHGGKYLVTQINYQNYTIRVVDPGQKKDNCLISSPLHSIGAYYTEYQSPYYLPYKWSAAYSSPSESIFYTIVLMNCEQSIRDDNYIHIIPCNTTGSSSSSPTYAYAVVGEYVSVGDIPYSCTIGTSIIIQPLKSLPEPSNLSMSDLQDYMLLGLQLSFLPLFCERQCEMKGQVCSTISTDSTGNVGFGCHRSRNEHIPDTSEKNWGLLYPKTLKFRGLQEELSHCNLYYPSCNPFMIGGWILRIIGRTMLGMFCLFAYLIYKFHRRHLSLDDSIEEFLRSHKNLQPIKYSYSNIKKMTHNFANKLGQGGFGSVYKGKLRSGRIVAVKVLVMSKANGQDFINEVATIGRIHHVNVVKLVGFCVQGSKWALIYDFMPNGSLDKFIFLKEENNTFLSWERLYKVALGVGRGIQYLHQGCDMQILHFDIKPHNILLDEDFTPKVSDFGLAKLYSTDESMVSLTSARGTLGYIAPELFYKNIGGVSYKADVYSFGMLLMEMVGRRKNVNANVAHSSQIYFPSWIYDRYDQGDNIDLGDATEDEKKLVRKMVIVALWCIQMKPIDRSSMSKALEMLEGEVELLEMPPKPTLYSEEMLVEDYMSNPIEAPISLCNSMGTITLDGR is encoded by the exons ATGTTGAAGAAAGCTGCAATTAAAACAGagtatctctctctctctctgtggaACTCACAACCCAAAAACAgagcatctctctctctctctcagttGATAATGTTAAGGGAGGCACAACTCGTGGGAGTAGGCCTCATGACAGTAGTCATCCATGCCTGCTTCCTTTCAGTTTGTGTTGCTAAGCATCACAAGTACCAGATATGCAGCCCCTCTTCCTGCGGAGATATGAGGAACATTTCCTACCCTTTTCGATTACAAGACGATCCCCCCAGCTGCGGTTACCCTGAGTATGAATTGATTTGTGAAAACAATCGTACTATGATAAACCTTCATGGTGGGAAATACTTAGTTACCCAGATCAACTACCAGAATTATACAATTCGGGTAGTGGATCCTGGGCAAAAGAAGGACAACTGTTTGATCTCCAGTCCTCTTCATTCCATTGGTGCATATTACACTGAATATCAATCTCCATATTATTTGCCTTATAAATGGAGTGCTGCTTATTCTTCGCCTTCTGAAtcaatattctatacaatagtTTTGATGAACTGTGAGCAGTCAATCAGGGACGACAACTACATTCATATAATTCCATGCAACACTACAGgctcttcctcttcctcaccAACATACGCTTATGCAGTTGTCGGAGAATATGTGTCGGTGGGAGATATTCCGTATTCATGCACCATCGGCACATCTATTATTATTCAACCGTTGAAGTCACTTCCAGAGCCCAGCAATCTTTCGATGTCAGATTTGCAAGATTATATGCTTCTGGGGCTTCAGCTTTCATTTTTGCCTCTCTTCTGCGAGCGCCAATGCGAAATGAAAGGGCAAGTTTGCTCCACTATATCGACAGATTCCACTGGGAATGTCGGCTTTGGATGCCACCGATCAAGGAACGAACATATCCCGGACACTTCAGAGAAAAATT GGGGATTACTTTATCCCAAAACCTTAAAATTCCGAG GACTTCAAGAAGAACTTAGTCATTGCAATCTTTACTATCCCTCCTGCAACCCCTTCATGATTG GCGGCTGGATACTGCGTATTATTG GAAGGACTATGCTCGGGATGTTTTGCCTATTTGCCTATTTGATTTACAAGTTCCACCGGAGACATCTATCATTAGATGATAGTATTGAAGAATTCTTACGGAGTCACAAAAATCTCCAACCAATCAAGTACTCATATTCAAACATAAAGAAGATGACTCATAACTTTGCAAATAAATTAGGTCAAGGAGGCTTTGGCTCTGTATATAAAGGAAAACTTCGAAGTGGTCGCATTGTGGCTGTGAAAGTGCTGGTCATGTCAAAAGCTAATGGACAAGATTTCATCAATGAGGTTGCAACAATAGGAAGAATTCATCATGTTAATGTGGTGAAACTGGTAGGGTTTTGTGTACAAGGATCAAAATGGGCACTTATATATGACTTCATGCCCAATGGTTCTCTtgataagtttatttttcttaaagaagaaaataacacttttttgaGCTGGGAAAGGTTGTATAAGGTTGCACTTGGAGTGGGACGTGGGATTCAATACTTACATCAAGGTTGTGACATGCAAATTCTACATTTTGATATAAAGCCACACaatattcttcttgatgaagaCTTTACACcaaaagtttcagattttggCCTTGCAAAATTGTATTCAACAGATGAAAGCATGGTGTCTCTCACTAGTGCACGAGGAACATTGGGATATATTGCTCCAGAAttgttctataaaaatattggaGGTGTCTCGTACAAAGccgatgtttatagttttggaatgttgttaATGGAGATGGTGGGGAGAAGAAAGAATGTGAATGCAAATGTAGCGCACTCgagtcaaatatattttccgTCATGGATTTATGACAGATATGATCAAGGGGATAACATAGACTTGGGAGATGCCACCGAAGATGAAAAGAAGCTTGTTAGGAAAATGGTAATAGTTGCACTATGGTGTATACAGATGAAGCCCATAGACCGTTCTTCAATGAGCAAAGCCTTAGAGATGTTGGAAGGAGAGGTTGAGCTATTAGAAATGCCTCCGAAGCCTACTCTATACTCTGAGGAAATGTTAGTTGAGGATTATATGAGCAATCCAATAGAAGCACCAATTTCGTTGTGCAATTCCATGGGTACAATTACATTAGATGGAAGGTAG
- the LOC100258805 gene encoding LEAF RUST 10 DISEASE-RESISTANCE LOCUS RECEPTOR-LIKE PROTEIN KINASE-like 2.1 isoform X3, with product MLKKAAIKTEYLSLSLWNSQPKNRASLSLSQLIMLREAQLVGVGLMTVVIHACFLSVCVAKHHKYQICSPSSCGDMRNISYPFRLQDDPPSCGYPEYELICENNRTMINLHGGKYLVTQINYQNYTIRVVDPGQKKDNCLISSPLHSIGAYYTEYQSPYYLPYKWSAAYSSPSESIFYTIVLMNCEQSIRDDNYIHIIPCNTTGSSSSSPTYAYAVVGEYVSVGDIPYSCTIGTSIIIQPLKSLPEPSNLSMSDLQDYMLLGLQLSFLPLFCERQCEMKGQVCSTISTDSTGNVGFGCHRSRNEHIPDTSEKNWGLLYPKTLKFRGLQEELSHCNLYYPSCNPFMIGGWILRIIGQGGFGSVYKGKLRSGRIVAVKVLVMSKANGQDFINEVATIGRIHHVNVVKLVGFCVQGSKWALIYDFMPNGSLDKFIFLKEENNTFLSWERLYKVALGVGRGIQYLHQGCDMQILHFDIKPHNILLDEDFTPKVSDFGLAKLYSTDESMVSLTSARGTLGYIAPELFYKNIGGVSYKADVYSFGMLLMEMVGRRKNVNANVAHSSQIYFPSWIYDRYDQGDNIDLGDATEDEKKLVRKMVIVALWCIQMKPIDRSSMSKALEMLEGEVELLEMPPKPTLYSEEMLVEDYMSNPIEAPISLCNSMGTITLDGR from the exons ATGTTGAAGAAAGCTGCAATTAAAACAGagtatctctctctctctctgtggaACTCACAACCCAAAAACAgagcatctctctctctctctcagttGATAATGTTAAGGGAGGCACAACTCGTGGGAGTAGGCCTCATGACAGTAGTCATCCATGCCTGCTTCCTTTCAGTTTGTGTTGCTAAGCATCACAAGTACCAGATATGCAGCCCCTCTTCCTGCGGAGATATGAGGAACATTTCCTACCCTTTTCGATTACAAGACGATCCCCCCAGCTGCGGTTACCCTGAGTATGAATTGATTTGTGAAAACAATCGTACTATGATAAACCTTCATGGTGGGAAATACTTAGTTACCCAGATCAACTACCAGAATTATACAATTCGGGTAGTGGATCCTGGGCAAAAGAAGGACAACTGTTTGATCTCCAGTCCTCTTCATTCCATTGGTGCATATTACACTGAATATCAATCTCCATATTATTTGCCTTATAAATGGAGTGCTGCTTATTCTTCGCCTTCTGAAtcaatattctatacaatagtTTTGATGAACTGTGAGCAGTCAATCAGGGACGACAACTACATTCATATAATTCCATGCAACACTACAGgctcttcctcttcctcaccAACATACGCTTATGCAGTTGTCGGAGAATATGTGTCGGTGGGAGATATTCCGTATTCATGCACCATCGGCACATCTATTATTATTCAACCGTTGAAGTCACTTCCAGAGCCCAGCAATCTTTCGATGTCAGATTTGCAAGATTATATGCTTCTGGGGCTTCAGCTTTCATTTTTGCCTCTCTTCTGCGAGCGCCAATGCGAAATGAAAGGGCAAGTTTGCTCCACTATATCGACAGATTCCACTGGGAATGTCGGCTTTGGATGCCACCGATCAAGGAACGAACATATCCCGGACACTTCAGAGAAAAATT GGGGATTACTTTATCCCAAAACCTTAAAATTCCGAG GACTTCAAGAAGAACTTAGTCATTGCAATCTTTACTATCCCTCCTGCAACCCCTTCATGATTG GCGGCTGGATACTGCGTATTATTG GTCAAGGAGGCTTTGGCTCTGTATATAAAGGAAAACTTCGAAGTGGTCGCATTGTGGCTGTGAAAGTGCTGGTCATGTCAAAAGCTAATGGACAAGATTTCATCAATGAGGTTGCAACAATAGGAAGAATTCATCATGTTAATGTGGTGAAACTGGTAGGGTTTTGTGTACAAGGATCAAAATGGGCACTTATATATGACTTCATGCCCAATGGTTCTCTtgataagtttatttttcttaaagaagaaaataacacttttttgaGCTGGGAAAGGTTGTATAAGGTTGCACTTGGAGTGGGACGTGGGATTCAATACTTACATCAAGGTTGTGACATGCAAATTCTACATTTTGATATAAAGCCACACaatattcttcttgatgaagaCTTTACACcaaaagtttcagattttggCCTTGCAAAATTGTATTCAACAGATGAAAGCATGGTGTCTCTCACTAGTGCACGAGGAACATTGGGATATATTGCTCCAGAAttgttctataaaaatattggaGGTGTCTCGTACAAAGccgatgtttatagttttggaatgttgttaATGGAGATGGTGGGGAGAAGAAAGAATGTGAATGCAAATGTAGCGCACTCgagtcaaatatattttccgTCATGGATTTATGACAGATATGATCAAGGGGATAACATAGACTTGGGAGATGCCACCGAAGATGAAAAGAAGCTTGTTAGGAAAATGGTAATAGTTGCACTATGGTGTATACAGATGAAGCCCATAGACCGTTCTTCAATGAGCAAAGCCTTAGAGATGTTGGAAGGAGAGGTTGAGCTATTAGAAATGCCTCCGAAGCCTACTCTATACTCTGAGGAAATGTTAGTTGAGGATTATATGAGCAATCCAATAGAAGCACCAATTTCGTTGTGCAATTCCATGGGTACAATTACATTAGATGGAAGGTAG
- the LOC100258805 gene encoding rust resistance kinase Lr10 isoform X1 encodes MLKKAAIKTEYLSLSLWNSQPKNRASLSLSQLIMLREAQLVGVGLMTVVIHACFLSVCVAKHHKYQICSPSSCGDMRNISYPFRLQDDPPSCGYPEYELICENNRTMINLHGGKYLVTQINYQNYTIRVVDPGQKKDNCLISSPLHSIGAYYTEYQSPYYLPYKWSAAYSSPSESIFYTIVLMNCEQSIRDDNYIHIIPCNTTGSSSSSPTYAYAVVGEYVSVGDIPYSCTIGTSIIIQPLKSLPEPSNLSMSDLQDYMLLGLQLSFLPLFCERQCEMKGQVCSTISTDSTGNVGFGCHRSRNEHIPDTSEKNWGLLYPKTLKFRGLQEELSHCNLYYPSCNPFMIGGWILRIIVIGRTMLGMFCLFAYLIYKFHRRHLSLDDSIEEFLRSHKNLQPIKYSYSNIKKMTHNFANKLGQGGFGSVYKGKLRSGRIVAVKVLVMSKANGQDFINEVATIGRIHHVNVVKLVGFCVQGSKWALIYDFMPNGSLDKFIFLKEENNTFLSWERLYKVALGVGRGIQYLHQGCDMQILHFDIKPHNILLDEDFTPKVSDFGLAKLYSTDESMVSLTSARGTLGYIAPELFYKNIGGVSYKADVYSFGMLLMEMVGRRKNVNANVAHSSQIYFPSWIYDRYDQGDNIDLGDATEDEKKLVRKMVIVALWCIQMKPIDRSSMSKALEMLEGEVELLEMPPKPTLYSEEMLVEDYMSNPIEAPISLCNSMGTITLDGR; translated from the exons ATGTTGAAGAAAGCTGCAATTAAAACAGagtatctctctctctctctgtggaACTCACAACCCAAAAACAgagcatctctctctctctctcagttGATAATGTTAAGGGAGGCACAACTCGTGGGAGTAGGCCTCATGACAGTAGTCATCCATGCCTGCTTCCTTTCAGTTTGTGTTGCTAAGCATCACAAGTACCAGATATGCAGCCCCTCTTCCTGCGGAGATATGAGGAACATTTCCTACCCTTTTCGATTACAAGACGATCCCCCCAGCTGCGGTTACCCTGAGTATGAATTGATTTGTGAAAACAATCGTACTATGATAAACCTTCATGGTGGGAAATACTTAGTTACCCAGATCAACTACCAGAATTATACAATTCGGGTAGTGGATCCTGGGCAAAAGAAGGACAACTGTTTGATCTCCAGTCCTCTTCATTCCATTGGTGCATATTACACTGAATATCAATCTCCATATTATTTGCCTTATAAATGGAGTGCTGCTTATTCTTCGCCTTCTGAAtcaatattctatacaatagtTTTGATGAACTGTGAGCAGTCAATCAGGGACGACAACTACATTCATATAATTCCATGCAACACTACAGgctcttcctcttcctcaccAACATACGCTTATGCAGTTGTCGGAGAATATGTGTCGGTGGGAGATATTCCGTATTCATGCACCATCGGCACATCTATTATTATTCAACCGTTGAAGTCACTTCCAGAGCCCAGCAATCTTTCGATGTCAGATTTGCAAGATTATATGCTTCTGGGGCTTCAGCTTTCATTTTTGCCTCTCTTCTGCGAGCGCCAATGCGAAATGAAAGGGCAAGTTTGCTCCACTATATCGACAGATTCCACTGGGAATGTCGGCTTTGGATGCCACCGATCAAGGAACGAACATATCCCGGACACTTCAGAGAAAAATT GGGGATTACTTTATCCCAAAACCTTAAAATTCCGAG GACTTCAAGAAGAACTTAGTCATTGCAATCTTTACTATCCCTCCTGCAACCCCTTCATGATTG GCGGCTGGATACTGCGTATTATTG TTATAGGAAGGACTATGCTCGGGATGTTTTGCCTATTTGCCTATTTGATTTACAAGTTCCACCGGAGACATCTATCATTAGATGATAGTATTGAAGAATTCTTACGGAGTCACAAAAATCTCCAACCAATCAAGTACTCATATTCAAACATAAAGAAGATGACTCATAACTTTGCAAATAAATTAGGTCAAGGAGGCTTTGGCTCTGTATATAAAGGAAAACTTCGAAGTGGTCGCATTGTGGCTGTGAAAGTGCTGGTCATGTCAAAAGCTAATGGACAAGATTTCATCAATGAGGTTGCAACAATAGGAAGAATTCATCATGTTAATGTGGTGAAACTGGTAGGGTTTTGTGTACAAGGATCAAAATGGGCACTTATATATGACTTCATGCCCAATGGTTCTCTtgataagtttatttttcttaaagaagaaaataacacttttttgaGCTGGGAAAGGTTGTATAAGGTTGCACTTGGAGTGGGACGTGGGATTCAATACTTACATCAAGGTTGTGACATGCAAATTCTACATTTTGATATAAAGCCACACaatattcttcttgatgaagaCTTTACACcaaaagtttcagattttggCCTTGCAAAATTGTATTCAACAGATGAAAGCATGGTGTCTCTCACTAGTGCACGAGGAACATTGGGATATATTGCTCCAGAAttgttctataaaaatattggaGGTGTCTCGTACAAAGccgatgtttatagttttggaatgttgttaATGGAGATGGTGGGGAGAAGAAAGAATGTGAATGCAAATGTAGCGCACTCgagtcaaatatattttccgTCATGGATTTATGACAGATATGATCAAGGGGATAACATAGACTTGGGAGATGCCACCGAAGATGAAAAGAAGCTTGTTAGGAAAATGGTAATAGTTGCACTATGGTGTATACAGATGAAGCCCATAGACCGTTCTTCAATGAGCAAAGCCTTAGAGATGTTGGAAGGAGAGGTTGAGCTATTAGAAATGCCTCCGAAGCCTACTCTATACTCTGAGGAAATGTTAGTTGAGGATTATATGAGCAATCCAATAGAAGCACCAATTTCGTTGTGCAATTCCATGGGTACAATTACATTAGATGGAAGGTAG